One region of Mycolicibacterium insubricum genomic DNA includes:
- a CDS encoding acyl carrier protein translates to MESSTPERIDAALEEILRDDLNVDISRVTRESRLVDDVGLDSVAFAVGMVAIEDRLGVVLTEEDLLTCDTVGDLENAILAKVPTAK, encoded by the coding sequence ATGGAGAGCTCAACGCCGGAGCGCATCGACGCCGCCCTCGAGGAGATTCTGCGCGACGACCTGAACGTCGACATCAGCCGCGTCACCCGGGAGTCCCGGCTCGTCGACGACGTCGGTCTGGACTCGGTCGCGTTCGCCGTCGGCATGGTCGCCATCGAGGACCGGCTCGGCGTCGTGCTGACCGAAGAGGACCTGCTCACCTGCGACACCGTGGGCGATCTGGAAAACGCCATTCTGGCCAAGGTTCCGACGGCGAAATGA
- a CDS encoding GNAT family N-acetyltransferase, protein MSTLPRELTDVSDAVAAVPAPPIPVVAEPYSIRLVEPDRDAGMVSEWMNRPHLVTGWESAWPVDRWHTYLEAQLAGEYSRPLIGGFRGQPHGYIEIYRAAKDSIAPRYDADPHDLGMHAAIAELRMVNRGFAPLLLPRLTAALFDLDPDCRRIMFDPDHRNDGARRLCEWAGCEFLGEHQMSNRRMALYALHRPARRAV, encoded by the coding sequence GTGTCGACACTGCCACGCGAGCTGACCGATGTGAGCGACGCCGTCGCGGCGGTACCCGCACCGCCGATCCCGGTGGTGGCCGAACCCTATTCGATCCGGCTGGTCGAACCCGACCGGGACGCCGGAATGGTCTCGGAATGGATGAACCGCCCGCACCTGGTGACCGGCTGGGAATCGGCCTGGCCGGTGGACCGGTGGCACACCTATCTCGAAGCGCAGCTGGCCGGGGAGTATTCGCGCCCGCTGATCGGCGGCTTCCGCGGCCAGCCGCACGGCTACATCGAGATCTACCGGGCGGCAAAGGATTCCATCGCCCCGCGCTACGACGCCGACCCGCACGACCTGGGCATGCACGCCGCGATCGCCGAATTGCGGATGGTCAACCGGGGTTTCGCGCCGCTGCTGCTGCCGCGGCTGACTGCGGCGCTGTTCGACCTGGACCCGGACTGCCGGCGGATCATGTTCGATCCCGACCACCGCAACGACGGCGCCCGGCGGCTGTGCGAGTGGGCGGGCTGTGAGTTCCTCGGCGAGCACCAGATGTCCAACCGGCGGATGGCGCTGTATGCGTTGCACCGGCCGGCTCGACGAGCGGTGTAG
- a CDS encoding TetR/AcrR family transcriptional regulator, whose protein sequence is MSTDVPSGRDEVSAAVLAAAAELFAERGPSATSIRDVAARAKVNHGLVHRHFGSKEKLVGAVLDHLAAELNTLLDAGAPEADIDRALDRQARVVVRALMDGYPVGELQSSFPNIARLLDRVSPGVDDLSARVAAANLLATQIGWRLVGPYLVTALGLEELSEEQLRAAIKGPWPKVNLP, encoded by the coding sequence ATGTCTACAGACGTGCCATCGGGGCGGGACGAGGTTTCCGCGGCGGTACTCGCCGCGGCCGCGGAACTGTTCGCCGAGCGGGGGCCGTCGGCCACGTCGATCCGCGACGTCGCGGCCCGGGCGAAGGTCAACCACGGTCTGGTGCACCGACATTTCGGGAGCAAGGAGAAGCTGGTCGGCGCGGTACTCGACCACCTGGCGGCCGAGCTGAACACCCTGCTCGATGCCGGCGCGCCGGAGGCGGACATCGACCGGGCGCTGGACCGCCAGGCCCGGGTGGTGGTGCGGGCGCTGATGGACGGCTACCCGGTGGGCGAGCTGCAGTCCAGCTTCCCGAACATCGCCCGGCTGCTGGATCGGGTGTCCCCGGGCGTCGACGATCTGTCCGCGCGGGTGGCCGCGGCCAATCTGCTGGCCACCCAGATCGGCTGGCGGCTGGTGGGCCCGTATCTGGTGACCGCGCTGGGGCTGGAGGAGCTGAGTGAGGAGCAGCTGCGCGCGGCGATCAAGGGCCCGTGGCCTAAGGTAAACCTGCCCTAA
- a CDS encoding TauD/TfdA dioxygenase family protein, whose product MTSPATSPLTITRLGSALGARIDGIALDGDLAPETVAGIRAALLRHRVIFFRGQHHLDDAGQRRFAELFGTPIGHPAGAHLAGAEAPVITPLDSRYGKADRWHTDVTFTVDYPAISVLRPVTLPPYGGSTLWASTAAAYAELPEPLKRLTENLWALHSNRYDYAAAAPLSEEQRLLRAAFEKPDFRTEHPVVRVHPETGEPVLVAGQFVRGFTGLDAVESTTLLELLQRRITAPQNTIRWNWEYGDVAVWDNRSTQHCAVADYDDQHRVMHRVTLMGDVPVDMHGRPSRCVAGSPLAPAA is encoded by the coding sequence ATGACCAGCCCCGCAACCAGCCCGTTGACCATCACCCGACTCGGGTCGGCGCTGGGCGCCCGGATCGACGGCATCGCCCTGGACGGCGACCTCGCCCCGGAGACCGTCGCCGGCATCCGGGCCGCGCTGCTGCGCCACCGGGTCATCTTCTTCCGCGGCCAGCACCACCTCGACGACGCCGGGCAGCGCCGATTCGCCGAGCTGTTCGGCACCCCGATCGGGCACCCGGCCGGCGCCCACCTCGCCGGCGCCGAGGCCCCGGTCATCACCCCGCTGGACTCGCGCTACGGCAAGGCCGATCGCTGGCACACCGACGTCACCTTCACCGTCGACTACCCGGCGATCTCGGTGCTGAGGCCGGTCACCCTGCCGCCCTACGGCGGGTCGACGCTGTGGGCGTCCACCGCCGCCGCCTACGCCGAACTGCCCGAACCCCTCAAGCGGCTGACCGAGAACCTGTGGGCGTTGCACAGCAACCGCTACGACTACGCCGCGGCCGCCCCGCTGTCCGAGGAACAGCGGTTGCTGCGCGCGGCGTTCGAGAAGCCCGACTTCCGCACCGAACATCCGGTGGTGCGGGTGCATCCGGAGACCGGCGAGCCGGTGCTGGTCGCCGGCCAGTTCGTCCGCGGTTTCACCGGCCTGGACGCGGTGGAGTCCACGACGCTGCTGGAGCTGCTCCAGCGTCGGATCACCGCGCCGCAGAACACCATTCGGTGGAACTGGGAGTACGGCGACGTCGCTGTCTGGGACAACCGGTCCACCCAGCACTGCGCCGTGGCCGACTACGACGACCAGCACCGCGTTATGCACCGGGTCACTCTGATGGGCGACGTGCCCGTCGACATGCACGGCCGTCCCAGCCGGTGCGTCGCCGGCAGCCCGCTGGCCCCGGCCGCCTGA
- the mbtM gene encoding long-chain-fatty acid--ACP ligase MbtM, with protein MNVLASALTRAMTESANDLVVLDSARAEWIRHPWAEVHARGLAVAQRLLDGTRGEVGLVGEPTVEFVAAIHGAWLAGRAVSILPGPVRGADVGEWARATLDRFAGIGVGAVFSHGPTLDPLRGSGALPVLDLPDVAAPGSTTPLTPPATDGPAVLQGTAGSTGTPRTAALPAEAVLNNLSGLLQRTSTDSSVDVGLTWLPLYHDMGLSFLLSGALSGCETWLAPTGAFSASPFRWLNWLSESRATLTAAPNFAYNVLGKYARRISDIDLGALRFALNGGEPIDCDGLALFLTEMARFGLDPGAAAPSYGLAESTCAVTAPVPGSGLRYDEIRDDATGSVRKQATLGHPVPGMELRLAPIDHEQSDIPGRDVGQIEIRGSSMMSGYLGEAPLDPQTWFPTGDLGYLTDDGLVVCGRVKELITVAGRNVFPTEVERVAAQVRGVREGAVVAVGTAADALRPGLVITAEFRGPDEAGARAELVSRVASQCGLVPADVRFVAPGTLPRTSSGKLRRLAVKQELEVTRG; from the coding sequence GTGAACGTCCTGGCGAGCGCACTGACCCGGGCGATGACCGAATCCGCCAACGATCTGGTGGTTCTCGACTCGGCCCGCGCGGAATGGATCCGACACCCGTGGGCCGAGGTGCACGCCCGCGGCCTGGCCGTCGCCCAACGCCTGCTCGACGGCACCCGCGGCGAGGTCGGCCTGGTCGGCGAGCCGACGGTGGAATTCGTCGCCGCGATCCACGGAGCCTGGCTGGCCGGACGCGCGGTGTCCATCCTGCCCGGACCGGTCCGCGGCGCCGACGTCGGCGAATGGGCCCGTGCCACCCTCGACCGGTTCGCCGGCATCGGCGTCGGCGCGGTGTTCAGCCACGGCCCCACCCTCGACCCGCTGCGCGGGTCCGGCGCCCTCCCGGTGCTCGATCTGCCGGATGTCGCCGCACCCGGCTCCACCACCCCCCTCACCCCGCCCGCCACCGACGGCCCCGCGGTGCTGCAGGGCACCGCGGGCTCCACCGGCACCCCGCGCACCGCGGCCCTGCCTGCCGAGGCGGTGCTCAACAACCTGAGCGGGCTGCTGCAGCGGACCAGCACCGACTCGTCGGTCGACGTCGGTCTCACCTGGCTGCCGCTCTACCACGACATGGGCCTGTCCTTCCTGCTGTCCGGGGCGCTCAGCGGCTGCGAAACCTGGCTGGCGCCGACTGGCGCGTTCTCCGCCTCGCCGTTCCGCTGGCTGAACTGGCTCTCCGAGAGCCGCGCGACCCTGACCGCCGCACCGAACTTCGCCTACAACGTGCTCGGCAAATACGCCCGCCGCATCAGCGATATCGACCTCGGCGCACTGCGATTCGCGCTCAACGGTGGCGAGCCGATCGACTGCGACGGGCTGGCGCTGTTCCTGACCGAAATGGCCCGATTCGGCCTGGACCCCGGTGCCGCCGCGCCGTCCTACGGGCTGGCCGAGTCCACCTGCGCGGTCACCGCACCGGTCCCGGGCAGCGGTCTGCGCTACGACGAGATCCGTGACGACGCAACCGGTTCGGTGCGCAAACAGGCGACGCTCGGGCACCCGGTGCCCGGCATGGAACTGCGCCTGGCCCCGATCGACCACGAACAGTCCGACATCCCCGGCCGCGACGTCGGCCAGATCGAGATCCGCGGTAGCTCCATGATGTCGGGCTATCTCGGTGAGGCGCCGCTGGATCCGCAAACTTGGTTCCCCACCGGGGATCTCGGCTATCTCACCGACGACGGCCTGGTGGTCTGCGGCCGGGTGAAGGAACTCATCACCGTCGCGGGGCGCAACGTCTTCCCCACCGAGGTGGAGCGGGTCGCCGCGCAGGTCCGCGGGGTGCGCGAGGGTGCGGTCGTCGCGGTCGGCACCGCCGCCGACGCGCTGCGCCCAGGACTGGTCATCACCGCGGAGTTCCGCGGTCCCGACGAGGCCGGCGCCCGAGCCGAACTCGTCTCGCGGGTGGCCTCCCAGTGCGGTCTGGTGCCCGCCGACGTGCGGTTCGTCGCGCCCGGGACGCTGCCGCGCACCTCTTCGGGCAAGCTGCGGCGGCTGGCGGTCAAGCAGGAACTGGAGGTCACGCGGGGATGA
- the mbtN gene encoding mycobactin biosynthesis acyl-ACP dehydrogenase MbtN: protein MTAATEIGVDEYRQLLGEVFDERVKAWTAEAEKTERFPRALIEYLGSSGVFTAKWGDHQHPDVAKLLELAYRLGHLGSGGIGVGVSLHDSAIAILRRFGKSEHLKDIAERAIRGEAVLCIGASEESGGSDLQIVETEVRSERGGFAISGRKKFVSLSPIADYVLVVARSVDHDPASRHGNVLLIAVPLAQTEVQTPYRKVGAGPLDTAAVHIDTWVPAEALIARAGTGLAAISWGLAHERMSIAGQVASSCQKVLGITHARMVTRRQFGATLFEHQALRMRMADMQARVDLLRHGLNGIAAGGKLDLRTAAAVKVSAARLGEEVLAECMHIFGGAGYLVDETPLGRWWRDMKLARVGGGTDEVLWELVAAAMKPDFDGYREMIGPAE, encoded by the coding sequence ATGACGGCAGCAACCGAGATCGGTGTCGACGAATACCGGCAGTTGCTCGGCGAGGTGTTCGACGAGCGGGTGAAGGCCTGGACGGCCGAAGCCGAAAAGACCGAGCGGTTCCCCCGCGCACTGATCGAATACCTCGGCAGCTCCGGTGTTTTCACCGCCAAGTGGGGTGATCACCAGCACCCGGACGTGGCCAAGTTGCTGGAACTGGCCTACCGGCTGGGCCATCTGGGCTCCGGCGGCATCGGCGTCGGCGTAAGCCTGCACGACTCGGCGATCGCCATCCTGCGCCGGTTCGGCAAATCCGAGCATCTCAAGGACATCGCCGAGCGGGCCATCCGCGGCGAGGCGGTGCTGTGCATCGGTGCGTCGGAGGAATCCGGCGGCTCCGACCTGCAGATCGTGGAGACCGAGGTCCGTTCGGAGCGCGGCGGTTTCGCGATCAGCGGGCGCAAGAAGTTCGTGTCCCTGTCGCCGATCGCCGACTATGTCCTGGTGGTGGCGCGCAGCGTCGACCACGATCCGGCCAGCCGGCACGGCAACGTGCTGCTGATCGCGGTGCCGCTGGCGCAGACCGAGGTGCAGACGCCCTATCGCAAGGTCGGCGCCGGCCCGCTGGACACCGCCGCGGTGCACATCGACACCTGGGTGCCCGCGGAGGCACTCATCGCCCGCGCCGGCACCGGGCTGGCCGCCATCTCCTGGGGCCTGGCGCATGAACGGATGTCGATCGCCGGCCAGGTGGCCTCGTCCTGCCAGAAGGTGCTGGGCATCACCCACGCCCGGATGGTCACCCGCCGCCAGTTCGGCGCGACCCTGTTCGAGCATCAGGCGCTGCGCATGCGGATGGCCGACATGCAGGCCCGCGTCGACCTGCTTCGGCACGGGCTCAACGGAATCGCCGCGGGCGGGAAGCTGGACCTGCGCACCGCGGCCGCGGTGAAGGTCAGCGCCGCCCGGCTCGGCGAAGAGGTGCTCGCCGAGTGCATGCACATCTTCGGCGGCGCCGGCTATCTCGTCGACGAGACGCCGCTGGGCCGCTGGTGGCGGGACATGAAACTGGCCCGGGTGGGCGGCGGCACCGACGAGGTGCTGTGGGAGCTGGTCGCCGCGGCGATGAAGCCCGACTTCGACGGCTACCGGGAGATGATCGGCCCCGCCGAGTAG